One Gammaproteobacteria bacterium DNA window includes the following coding sequences:
- the flhF gene encoding flagellar biosynthesis protein FlhF gives MRIKRTFAPTMRDALQLVKQEQGGDAVILGNNKVPGGVEILSAIDYDEVAIANMASIAPAPRQAPRTEAALPAVSTDVASDAWIGSILADGRKEPVLGPVAKGGVNSAQAPVSVKKPVARIKPKPAVSANDAIVKAAVAKSRNKSKVVDRSVPKAPVSNKPVANKSQVATARQSEAKPVIDEVKSELQNLRDLMESQLSVLQWDRFSQKHPVRTVLLNLMTEMGLGTDVCETVMSHLGQNSSDPHKVWQQLLGIIAHCIPVYRHDLLAVGGRIALVGSTGVGKTTTIAKLAARFAHLHGKRSVAMISTDQFRIGAQDQLQHFARLLEVPLLMAGNSEELSDRLDMLGDKKLVLIDTAGMSQRDLRLSEQFQRLQTDSSEIKPYLVLSANTQLAALNQTILNFSKVKLAGAFVTKLDEAASLGGIITASIRHQLALAYCGTGQKVPEDLETAKSHRLISRAVSLMQRYGEQFDQEALAMRYNHIINKNQA, from the coding sequence ATGAGAATTAAGCGAACCTTTGCGCCCACCATGCGCGATGCATTGCAGCTGGTCAAACAGGAACAGGGCGGCGACGCGGTGATCCTGGGAAACAATAAAGTGCCAGGGGGCGTAGAGATACTCTCGGCGATCGATTATGACGAGGTCGCGATTGCCAATATGGCCTCGATTGCACCGGCACCCCGTCAGGCGCCACGAACCGAGGCGGCGCTCCCCGCCGTGAGCACCGATGTCGCCAGCGACGCCTGGATCGGATCGATTTTGGCCGACGGTCGTAAAGAGCCCGTGCTGGGTCCTGTCGCTAAAGGGGGCGTTAATTCAGCGCAAGCACCGGTGAGCGTCAAAAAACCGGTAGCCAGAATTAAGCCCAAACCAGCTGTGAGCGCCAATGACGCTATCGTCAAGGCCGCCGTTGCCAAATCGAGGAACAAATCGAAAGTGGTCGATAGGTCGGTACCCAAGGCACCGGTTTCAAACAAGCCGGTAGCCAACAAGTCACAGGTTGCGACTGCCAGGCAATCTGAGGCTAAACCGGTTATTGACGAAGTCAAGAGTGAACTGCAAAACCTGCGTGACTTGATGGAGAGCCAACTGTCGGTACTGCAGTGGGACCGATTCAGCCAGAAACACCCGGTACGGACGGTGCTATTGAACCTGATGACAGAAATGGGGCTCGGAACCGATGTGTGTGAAACCGTGATGTCACACCTGGGCCAGAATAGTAGCGACCCACACAAGGTATGGCAGCAATTACTCGGCATAATCGCGCACTGCATCCCGGTTTATCGCCACGATCTTCTGGCCGTAGGTGGTCGTATTGCTTTGGTCGGATCAACCGGGGTGGGTAAGACCACAACCATCGCCAAGCTTGCCGCGCGCTTTGCACACCTGCATGGCAAACGGTCGGTGGCGATGATCAGCACCGATCAATTCAGAATCGGTGCCCAGGATCAGCTGCAGCATTTTGCGCGTTTACTGGAAGTGCCTTTGCTGATGGCAGGAAACAGTGAAGAGCTAAGCGATAGACTGGATATGCTCGGTGACAAGAAACTCGTTCTAATCGACACGGCAGGCATGAGCCAGCGCGATCTGCGTCTGAGCGAGCAATTTCAACGCCTGCAGACGGATTCTTCCGAGATTAAACCCTACCTGGTGCTGTCGGCGAACACCCAGCTGGCGGCGTTAAACCAGACGATTCTGAACTTTAGCAAGGTGAAACTGGCGGGCGCTTTCGTCACCAAGCTGGATGAGGCAGCGAGTCTTGGTGGAATTATCACGGCTTCGATCCGACACCAGTTGGCTCTGGCTTACTGCGGTACCGGCCAGAAGGTGCCCGAGGATCTGGAAACTGCCAAGAGTCACCGCTTGATCAGCAGGGCAGTGTCGCTGATGCAGCGCTACGGTGAACAGTTCGATCAGGAA
- the flhA gene encoding flagellar biosynthesis protein FlhA has protein sequence MAGQTFSAQLRGFNPQGFAAPLIVIMMLAMVVIPLPPMALDMLFTFNITFALVVLLVSVYALRPLDFTVFPTILLIATLLRLALNIASTRIVLLEGHTGTAAAGKVIEAFGDFVIGGNYAVGLVVFAILVIINFVVVTKGAGRVSEVSARFTLDAMPGKQMAIDADLNAGLCTQDEARHRRSEISQEADFYGSMDGASKFVRGDAIAGILILFINIIGGLSIGVFQHDLEAGIAVRNYTLLTIGDGLVAQIPSLVLSTATAIIVTRVSNSEAMSSQVFSQMFDNPRALIVSSAIMAILGLIPGMPNAAFLTIALMAAGLAYMLHRRQQQAELVEVEPEEVEPRPEQRDLSWDDVQTVDIIGLEVGYGLIPLVDARQGGELMTRIKGVRKKLSQELGFLIQPVHIRDNLDLSPNSYRISLLGVPMGEAEVQPGKDMAINPGTVYGELSGTPTQDPAFGLEAYWVERAQRDHAQTLGYTVVDVSTVIATHLSQLLQDNAHELIGHEEVQELLEVLKRSSPKLVDGLTPKPLELSVIVKVLQNLLQEQIPIRDLRSIAETLAEHGSNSQDAGALSALVRISLGRQIVQSIFGMASELTVMTLHPSLEQILLQSVQGQDGNVMAFEPGLAQMIHSSLKQAAETQQAKGEPAVLLVSQSLRAFLARMVRHAIPGLHVLSYDEVPDDKQLKVVASVGAPDTLVGSEVRSGNEN, from the coding sequence ATGGCTGGCCAGACTTTCAGCGCGCAACTCAGGGGGTTCAATCCCCAGGGTTTTGCGGCACCCCTGATCGTGATCATGATGCTGGCGATGGTGGTGATCCCGCTGCCACCGATGGCGCTCGACATGCTGTTTACCTTCAATATTACATTCGCACTGGTGGTGTTGCTGGTGTCGGTGTACGCGCTGCGTCCACTCGATTTCACCGTATTTCCAACCATTCTGCTGATTGCCACACTGCTGCGCCTGGCGCTTAACATTGCGTCGACCCGTATCGTCCTGCTCGAAGGACATACCGGTACCGCCGCCGCGGGCAAGGTCATCGAAGCGTTTGGTGATTTCGTTATTGGCGGCAACTACGCGGTAGGCCTGGTGGTGTTTGCGATCCTGGTCATCATCAACTTTGTCGTGGTCACCAAGGGTGCCGGACGTGTCTCGGAAGTCAGCGCGCGATTCACGCTGGATGCAATGCCCGGTAAGCAGATGGCAATCGATGCCGACCTGAATGCCGGCCTGTGTACCCAGGACGAAGCGCGTCACCGTCGTAGCGAAATATCCCAGGAAGCTGATTTCTACGGTTCCATGGACGGTGCCAGCAAGTTCGTCAGGGGCGACGCGATTGCCGGAATCCTGATCCTGTTCATCAATATTATCGGTGGGCTTTCAATCGGTGTGTTTCAACATGATCTCGAGGCCGGGATAGCGGTGAGAAATTACACCCTGTTGACCATCGGCGATGGCCTGGTCGCGCAGATTCCGTCACTGGTGTTGTCAACCGCGACCGCGATAATTGTTACCCGTGTCTCCAATTCGGAAGCGATGTCGAGCCAGGTTTTCAGCCAGATGTTCGACAACCCGCGCGCACTGATCGTTTCCTCCGCGATCATGGCAATACTGGGACTGATACCGGGCATGCCGAATGCAGCCTTTCTGACTATTGCGTTAATGGCAGCAGGTCTCGCCTACATGTTGCACCGCCGGCAGCAGCAGGCGGAACTGGTTGAGGTCGAGCCCGAAGAAGTCGAGCCGCGACCTGAACAGCGGGACTTGAGCTGGGATGATGTACAAACGGTCGATATCATCGGGCTCGAGGTCGGTTATGGACTGATTCCGCTGGTGGATGCCCGCCAGGGTGGCGAACTGATGACGCGTATCAAGGGGGTACGCAAGAAACTGTCGCAGGAACTCGGTTTCCTGATCCAGCCGGTACACATTCGAGACAATCTCGATTTATCGCCGAATAGCTATCGCATCAGCCTGCTGGGGGTGCCGATGGGCGAGGCCGAGGTGCAGCCGGGGAAGGATATGGCGATCAATCCGGGTACCGTCTACGGTGAACTGAGCGGCACCCCGACCCAGGATCCAGCCTTTGGCCTCGAAGCCTACTGGGTTGAACGCGCCCAGCGTGATCATGCGCAAACGCTCGGTTACACCGTGGTCGACGTATCGACGGTCATCGCCACGCATTTGAGCCAGTTGCTGCAGGACAATGCGCACGAACTGATCGGGCACGAGGAAGTCCAGGAATTGCTCGAGGTGCTGAAACGCAGTTCACCGAAGCTGGTCGATGGATTGACACCAAAACCACTCGAACTGAGCGTGATCGTCAAGGTATTGCAAAACCTGTTGCAGGAACAGATTCCGATCCGTGATTTACGCAGCATTGCCGAAACATTGGCAGAGCACGGCAGCAATAGTCAAGATGCCGGCGCCCTCAGCGCCCTGGTGCGCATCAGCCTGGGGCGGCAAATTGTGCAGAGCATCTTTGGAATGGCGTCAGAGCTTACTGTTATGACCCTGCACCCCTCGTTGGAACAGATTTTGCTTCAATCAGTACAGGGGCAGGACGGTAACGTCATGGCATTCGAACCGGGATTGGCGCAAATGATACATAGCTCGTTAAAACAGGCCGCAGAAACCCAGCAGGCGAAGGGTGAGCCGGCGGTATTACTGGTATCGCAAAGTCTGCGAGCTTTCCTGGCGCGCATGGTTCGACATGCGATTCCCGGACTTCACGTATTGAGTTACGACGAAGTACCGGACGATAAACAATTGAAGGTTGTCGCCAGCGTCGGGGCCCCCGATACGCTGGTCGGTAGCGAAGTGAGGTCTGGAAATGAGAATTAA
- the flhB gene encoding flagellar biosynthesis protein FlhB, whose amino-acid sequence MAQESDNGQEKTEQPTAKKLRDAKKKGQVPRSKELNSMTIMVFGALGLLFMGSHMIEHITIFMQQGFTISRADVFSQQAVFEKFGMAAAQALTAIGPFMFLMTVIAIFTPLAIGGWSFSVESMAFKAERISPIAGFKRMFSSKGLMELIKAVAKFLVVSSVAVIFLWSKAEEFIGLGTQSLSLALLNGAWLLGLSFLVVSSTLVLIAAIDVPFQLWDHSQKLKMTLQEVRDELKDTEGKPEVRSKVRQVQQEMAQRRMMEAVPDADVIITNPTHYSVALKYDHDNMAAPVVLAMGRNLVALKIREIAAFHGIEIFEAPPLARALYANCKIDQQIPAHLYFAVAQILAFVFQLRIAREQGTELPQRPDPHTPIDEEV is encoded by the coding sequence ATGGCACAAGAGAGCGACAACGGTCAGGAAAAGACGGAACAGCCGACGGCGAAGAAACTTCGTGATGCGAAGAAAAAGGGCCAGGTACCGCGCTCGAAAGAACTCAACAGCATGACCATCATGGTGTTCGGGGCCCTCGGCCTGCTGTTCATGGGTTCACACATGATTGAACACATTACGATTTTCATGCAGCAGGGATTCACTATTTCGAGAGCTGACGTGTTTTCGCAGCAGGCAGTGTTTGAAAAATTTGGTATGGCAGCCGCACAGGCGTTGACCGCGATCGGCCCATTCATGTTCCTGATGACGGTGATCGCAATTTTCACACCGTTGGCGATTGGTGGTTGGTCTTTCAGCGTCGAATCGATGGCTTTCAAGGCGGAACGTATCAGCCCGATTGCCGGTTTCAAGCGCATGTTTTCCAGCAAGGGTCTGATGGAGTTGATCAAGGCGGTAGCCAAGTTCCTGGTGGTGTCGAGCGTTGCGGTCATCTTCTTATGGAGCAAGGCAGAGGAGTTTATCGGCCTGGGGACACAGTCGCTGTCGCTGGCGCTGCTCAACGGCGCCTGGCTGTTGGGTCTGAGTTTCCTGGTGGTGTCTTCAACATTGGTACTGATTGCCGCAATCGACGTTCCGTTCCAGCTCTGGGACCATTCGCAGAAACTGAAAATGACGCTGCAGGAAGTGCGCGATGAGTTAAAAGATACCGAGGGTAAGCCCGAGGTCAGGTCGAAAGTGCGCCAGGTGCAGCAGGAGATGGCACAACGCCGCATGATGGAAGCGGTGCCGGATGCGGACGTTATCATTACCAACCCGACACATTATTCGGTCGCGCTGAAGTACGATCATGACAACATGGCGGCCCCGGTCGTGCTTGCCATGGGTAGGAACCTGGTCGCACTCAAGATCAGGGAAATTGCTGCTTTCCACGGCATCGAGATTTTCGAAGCACCGCCGCTGGCGCGCGCGCTTTACGCCAACTGCAAGATTGACCAGCAAATTCCGGCGCATCTTTACTTCGCAGTCGCGCAGATTCTCGCGTTCGTGTTCCAGTTGCGCATCGCGCGTGAACAAGGAACCGAATTGCCGCAGCGCCCCGATCCCCATACGCCGATCGACGAGGAAGTATAA
- the fliR gene encoding flagellar biosynthetic protein FliR, translating to MDFSFAQATAFVGSLIWPMMRIGSMFIAMPVIGTRLVPTRVKIIITMVLSVVVLPLLPDMPQVEALSLEGLFVSAQQILIGLSMGFTMQLVFGALMMAGEAIAMSMGLGFASMVDPTNGVNVPMISQFFIIIGTLLFLALGGHLMLIQLVVSSFESLPISPTGVGRDNFWALISWGSQMFIGALWVAIPALISMLVITLSMGVMTRAAPQLNIFSVGFPVTMFMGFIILLLVIPGFLPRFNQMMLQAMRLSQSMVAP from the coding sequence ATGGATTTCAGCTTCGCCCAGGCTACCGCGTTCGTCGGCTCACTGATCTGGCCGATGATGCGTATTGGTTCGATGTTTATTGCAATGCCGGTGATCGGTACGCGCCTGGTGCCCACCCGCGTCAAGATTATCATCACCATGGTTCTGTCCGTGGTGGTGCTGCCGCTACTGCCCGATATGCCACAGGTCGAAGCGTTATCGCTCGAAGGTCTTTTTGTCTCCGCCCAGCAAATTCTGATCGGCCTGTCGATGGGTTTCACGATGCAGCTGGTATTTGGTGCCTTGATGATGGCCGGCGAAGCCATCGCGATGAGTATGGGCCTCGGTTTCGCATCGATGGTCGACCCGACCAATGGCGTCAACGTGCCGATGATTTCGCAGTTCTTTATCATTATCGGCACGCTGTTGTTTCTCGCCCTGGGCGGCCACCTGATGCTGATCCAGCTGGTCGTGAGCAGCTTTGAAAGCCTGCCGATCTCACCGACCGGCGTCGGGCGTGACAATTTCTGGGCACTGATCTCCTGGGGCAGTCAAATGTTTATCGGTGCCCTCTGGGTCGCAATTCCGGCGCTGATCTCGATGCTGGTGATCACGTTGTCGATGGGCGTCATGACTCGTGCCGCACCACAGCTAAACATATTTTCGGTGGGTTTCCCAGTCACCATGTTCATGGGATTTATCATCCTGCTGCTGGTGATTCCCGGTTTCCTGCCACGTTTCAACCAGATGATGTTGCAGGCCATGCGGCTGTCGCAATCGATGGTCGCACCCTGA
- the fliQ gene encoding flagellar biosynthesis protein FliQ, translated as MTPDTIIDLSQQALYVIAMIAAPMLLSALAIGLLIGMFQAATSINEQTLSFIPKLMVLLLSILVAGPWMLNLLLSFTRRLYLGIPGLVG; from the coding sequence ATGACGCCAGATACGATTATCGATCTGTCACAACAAGCGCTTTACGTGATCGCAATGATCGCAGCGCCCATGCTGCTCTCGGCACTTGCCATCGGCCTGTTGATCGGTATGTTCCAGGCAGCCACATCCATCAATGAACAAACGCTGAGTTTTATCCCAAAGCTCATGGTGTTGCTGCTGTCGATTCTGGTCGCGGGACCCTGGATGCTCAACCTGCTGCTGAGCTTTACCCGGCGCCTGTACCTCGGAATCCCGGGCCTGGTTGGTTGA
- the fliP gene encoding flagellar type III secretion system pore protein FliP (The bacterial flagellar biogenesis protein FliP forms a type III secretion system (T3SS)-type pore required for flagellar assembly.) has product MLLVPEVQAQSAGIPAISIDGGNGDGQTYTVTLEILALMTMLTLLPAILLMMTSFTRIIIVLSILRQALGTAQTPSNQIILGLALFLTLFVMSPVFDQVYEVAMQPYLAGSLSAMDAMMAATEPFKTFMLAQTRETDIRMFADIAGVTEIESPDKTPFSLLMPAFVTSELKTAFQIGFLIFIPFVIIDLVVASVLMSMGMMMLSPMIVSLPFKLMLFVLVDGWALIMGTLASSFLLGA; this is encoded by the coding sequence ATGTTGCTGGTGCCTGAGGTACAGGCACAGTCGGCCGGTATTCCAGCCATTTCGATCGATGGTGGCAATGGCGACGGCCAGACTTATACGGTGACGCTCGAAATCCTGGCGCTGATGACGATGCTGACATTGTTACCCGCCATCCTGCTGATGATGACATCGTTTACCCGCATCATTATTGTGCTTTCGATTCTGCGCCAGGCTCTGGGCACTGCACAAACACCCTCGAACCAGATTATCCTGGGTCTCGCGCTGTTCCTGACATTGTTCGTGATGTCGCCGGTATTCGACCAGGTTTACGAGGTCGCAATGCAGCCATATCTGGCCGGTTCGCTATCGGCGATGGATGCGATGATGGCCGCGACCGAGCCCTTCAAGACCTTTATGCTGGCACAAACGCGCGAAACCGATATCCGCATGTTTGCCGATATCGCCGGGGTGACCGAAATCGAATCCCCGGACAAGACACCCTTTTCACTACTGATGCCAGCCTTCGTTACCAGTGAACTGAAGACCGCGTTTCAGATCGGATTCCTGATTTTCATTCCTTTCGTCATTATCGACCTGGTTGTCGCCAGCGTGCTGATGTCGATGGGTATGATGATGTTGTCGCCGATGATCGTCTCGCTGCCATTCAAACTGATGTTATTCGTACTGGTGGACGGCTGGGCCCTGATCATGGGCACCCTGGCCTCGAGTTTTCTGCTGGGAGCCTGA
- the fliO gene encoding flagellar biosynthetic protein FliO codes for MRWLFVLTGLLSSAALAESRLDAPPLEPLSTPYLLKLTGGLLLVVVAILILAWLVKRFNLNQQSQNGLIRIIAGLSIGARDRIVLLQIGEEQILVGLTPGRIEKLHTMAHPLEAPEGQPATSTFAAKLNRAMGDGEST; via the coding sequence ATGCGTTGGTTGTTTGTACTCACCGGATTGCTTTCCAGTGCGGCATTGGCAGAGTCACGACTCGATGCGCCGCCACTGGAACCGCTGTCAACGCCGTACTTGTTAAAACTGACAGGTGGCCTGCTGCTGGTCGTTGTGGCGATCCTGATACTGGCCTGGCTGGTTAAACGATTCAATCTGAACCAGCAGTCACAAAATGGGTTGATCAGGATCATCGCGGGACTTTCGATTGGCGCCCGTGATCGAATCGTGCTGCTGCAAATCGGTGAAGAACAGATACTGGTTGGCCTGACGCCGGGCCGTATCGAAAAACTCCATACCATGGCTCATCCACTGGAAGCGCCGGAAGGACAGCCGGCGACGTCGACTTTCGCTGCAAAACTGAACCGGGCCATGGGCGACGGGGAGTCCACGTGA
- the fliN gene encoding flagellar motor switch protein FliN, which yields MSNETEQAVDQDGLAEELETATEEASADSGTAQPKEGDEFQQVAAKHLNSNVNPESGDVKLDVILDIPVTVGMEIGRTQLSIRNLLQLNQGSIVELDRIAGEPMDVLVNGTLVAHGEVVVVNEKFGIRLTDVVSPSDRIKNLR from the coding sequence ATGAGCAACGAAACAGAACAGGCCGTAGACCAGGACGGATTGGCCGAGGAATTGGAAACCGCGACGGAGGAGGCCAGTGCCGACAGTGGTACTGCCCAACCGAAGGAGGGTGACGAATTTCAGCAGGTTGCGGCAAAGCATCTGAATAGTAACGTGAATCCGGAATCAGGTGACGTCAAGCTCGACGTCATCCTCGATATTCCGGTTACCGTGGGGATGGAAATCGGGCGCACCCAGCTCAGCATTCGTAACCTGTTACAGTTGAACCAGGGTTCGATCGTTGAACTCGATCGAATCGCGGGCGAACCGATGGATGTACTCGTCAACGGCACCCTCGTGGCACATGGCGAGGTCGTGGTCGTCAACGAGAAATTTGGCATTCGCCTGACTGACGTGGTCAGCCCGTCAGACCGGATCAAGAATCTCCGCTGA
- the fliM gene encoding flagellar motor switch protein FliM has product MSNDILSQDEVDALLGGVDDGVIDTSPDEASFDGEAHPFDFNNQERIVRGRLPTLEMINERFARYFRISFFDMLRKSPEISVTGIEMVKFNEYIQTLHQPTSLSMIKMLPLRGTGLIVLNPELVFILVDNFFGGDGTIETKIEPREFTSTELRVIEKVVHISFRDLVKAWEPVMSVNFNYHNHEVNPQMATIVSPTEVIVVSTFHVELEGGGGDIQIVYPYSMIEPIRNLLDTGVQSDHGEIDERWAILLKEELMHAKINMQALFIEKQVPLSDLINFRAGDIIPIDMPEQVLLLAEDMPVIRGQFGEHQGNAAIKVEDVIEIYDPDNEDIKNAITHQE; this is encoded by the coding sequence TTGAGTAACGACATTCTCAGTCAGGACGAAGTTGATGCCCTGCTCGGTGGTGTTGATGACGGTGTCATTGATACCTCACCCGATGAAGCCAGTTTTGACGGTGAAGCCCATCCTTTCGATTTCAATAACCAGGAACGTATCGTTCGGGGCCGATTGCCGACCCTCGAAATGATCAACGAACGTTTCGCGCGTTACTTTCGCATCAGCTTTTTCGACATGTTGCGCAAGTCTCCGGAAATATCGGTAACCGGTATCGAGATGGTCAAGTTCAACGAATACATCCAGACCTTGCACCAGCCGACCAGCCTCAGCATGATCAAAATGTTGCCGTTGCGTGGCACCGGCCTGATCGTACTTAATCCCGAGCTGGTCTTTATTCTGGTCGACAACTTTTTTGGTGGCGACGGCACCATCGAGACAAAGATCGAGCCGCGCGAATTTACCAGTACCGAACTCAGGGTTATCGAAAAGGTTGTACATATCAGCTTTCGGGACCTGGTGAAGGCCTGGGAGCCGGTCATGTCCGTTAATTTCAATTATCACAATCACGAAGTGAATCCGCAGATGGCGACCATCGTCAGTCCCACCGAAGTCATCGTGGTTTCCACTTTTCATGTTGAACTCGAAGGTGGTGGCGGCGATATTCAGATCGTTTACCCCTATTCGATGATTGAACCTATCCGCAACTTGCTCGATACCGGCGTGCAGAGCGATCATGGTGAAATCGACGAACGTTGGGCGATTCTTCTGAAGGAGGAATTGATGCACGCCAAAATCAATATGCAGGCCCTGTTTATCGAAAAACAGGTGCCGCTTTCTGACCTGATTAACTTCAGGGCCGGCGACATTATCCCGATCGATATGCCTGAGCAGGTGTTGTTACTGGCCGAAGACATGCCGGTTATCCGTGGGCAGTTTGGTGAACACCAGGGTAATGCAGCCATCAAGGTGGAAGACGTTATCGAAATTTACGATCCGGATAACGAAGACATTAAAAACGCAATTACGCACCAGGAATAG
- a CDS encoding flagellar basal body-associated FliL family protein: MAEEEQQGEAETTGGSKKTLIFIILGVVLLIGGSVGGTLLIVGGGDSAEAEVEEEVEVSRGDASYIDLKPAFTVNLAPEDPVGFLQISMQVLTFDDDVAEELEKHRPLIRNNLVVLFGKQKSAELRAPEGKERLQKSALETVQTVINKHGSGGEVDNVFFTSFVMQ; this comes from the coding sequence ATGGCGGAAGAAGAGCAACAGGGCGAAGCCGAAACGACTGGCGGCAGCAAAAAAACACTGATTTTCATCATTCTGGGCGTGGTTTTGCTGATCGGCGGATCGGTCGGTGGCACGTTATTGATTGTCGGGGGCGGTGATAGTGCCGAGGCCGAGGTTGAGGAAGAAGTAGAGGTTTCCCGGGGCGATGCCAGCTACATCGACCTGAAGCCCGCCTTTACGGTAAACCTTGCGCCTGAGGATCCGGTTGGATTTCTGCAGATTTCGATGCAGGTACTGACCTTCGACGACGACGTTGCCGAAGAACTGGAAAAGCACAGGCCCCTGATTCGCAACAACCTGGTCGTTTTATTCGGAAAACAGAAATCGGCCGAACTGCGGGCCCCGGAAGGCAAGGAGCGCCTGCAAAAATCGGCACTGGAAACGGTACAGACTGTCATTAACAAGCACGGTTCGGGTGGTGAAGTCGACAATGTCTTTTTCACCAGCTTTGTCATGCAGTAG
- a CDS encoding flagellar hook-length control protein FliK — MNILLTDISSLTLDQQELPLAPQADADSFAGLFSQQFPVAPGKETQDIDIKDFLDKIPTLSDASRSIPELSPGSSSDENLLPDPTSTPINTNLAVKAATELIERVGLPVLKLGSEAVTNALVDGKTGETLPAGGKSLPVNAALDIAQRGMSKNMTAPAAGVSDTLKGAPSELKPQVALSAAAPQSGKLETLSAAINAASETISPAADFVSVMNKSALTRESAQAISIPRPVDPESSQFIARDLLAEVKPVPETRQPGAAEVMRNVDFRTAVALPQSERSLGAAPQPSASVLAMVGEDQLDDTQRVLKGLRENLTMESVPAREKALDRTLMAGEKIPLPGPATARDMPGSAEYRNPDIMAQQSANLQQSTITPSASALQSVSVLPHVLTPGTQSSALPPHLETLTLPRNADATEWSNGLSERVNWMINQKQNTATIRLDPPFLGKLDVHVKIADDATTVSFLTQHAHTRELIETASVRLRDFLQESGYQNVNVDVSQRHDQQQRSNSTFNAEAEQQDESQQEQALEQRERDQASYFIGEGIVDTFA, encoded by the coding sequence ATGAATATATTGCTGACCGACATAAGCTCGCTCACGCTGGACCAGCAGGAATTACCCCTGGCCCCGCAGGCTGACGCGGACAGCTTTGCCGGATTGTTTTCTCAGCAGTTTCCCGTGGCGCCTGGTAAAGAAACCCAAGATATTGATATTAAAGACTTTTTAGATAAGATTCCAACTCTTTCGGATGCCTCCAGATCAATCCCGGAGCTGTCGCCCGGTAGCAGCAGTGACGAAAACTTACTGCCAGATCCGACCTCGACTCCCATCAATACCAATCTGGCTGTCAAGGCAGCGACAGAGCTTATTGAGCGCGTTGGATTGCCGGTGTTAAAACTCGGCTCAGAAGCGGTAACGAATGCGCTGGTAGACGGTAAGACGGGAGAAACATTGCCAGCTGGCGGAAAGAGTTTGCCGGTTAATGCCGCGCTTGATATAGCGCAGCGAGGCATGTCCAAAAATATGACCGCCCCCGCCGCCGGTGTTTCCGATACGCTTAAAGGCGCTCCCTCCGAACTCAAGCCACAAGTCGCTTTGTCGGCAGCAGCCCCGCAGTCAGGCAAGCTAGAGACGCTTTCCGCGGCTATTAACGCGGCATCGGAGACAATATCCCCTGCTGCGGATTTCGTGTCGGTGATGAATAAATCCGCGCTCACACGCGAATCGGCACAGGCTATCTCGATACCCAGGCCTGTTGATCCTGAGTCCAGTCAGTTCATCGCGAGAGATTTATTGGCGGAGGTAAAACCCGTTCCCGAAACCAGGCAACCTGGCGCGGCTGAAGTGATGCGTAATGTCGACTTCAGAACTGCGGTGGCTTTACCTCAATCTGAACGATCGTTGGGAGCGGCACCGCAACCTTCGGCATCGGTGCTCGCAATGGTCGGTGAAGATCAACTCGACGATACTCAACGCGTGTTAAAAGGACTCCGGGAAAACCTAACCATGGAATCGGTTCCTGCGCGGGAAAAGGCGTTGGACAGGACCTTGATGGCCGGAGAGAAAATTCCGCTCCCTGGCCCCGCGACTGCGCGTGATATGCCGGGCAGCGCTGAATATCGTAATCCCGATATCATGGCACAGCAGTCCGCAAACCTGCAGCAGTCAACGATCACCCCGTCTGCGAGCGCGCTCCAGTCGGTTTCGGTGTTACCCCATGTGCTGACACCGGGCACCCAGTCGAGCGCCTTACCGCCCCATCTCGAGACATTGACACTACCGCGCAACGCAGATGCGACCGAATGGAGCAACGGGTTAAGTGAACGTGTCAACTGGATGATTAACCAGAAGCAGAATACGGCAACGATTCGACTCGATCCACCATTCCTGGGTAAGCTCGATGTTCACGTAAAGATCGCTGACGATGCAACCACGGTAAGCTTTCTGACACAGCATGCACACACTCGCGAGCTGATCGAAACCGCCTCGGTTCGACTGCGTGATTTTCTACAGGAAAGTGGCTATCAGAACGTGAACGTCGATGTTTCGCAGCGTCATGACCAGCAGCAGCGTTCAAATTCGACTTTCAATGCGGAGGCCGAGCAGCAGGATGAATCCCAGCAGGAACAGGCTCTCGAGCAGAGGGAGCGAGATCAGGCCAGTTATTTCATTGGCGAGGGCATTGTCGACACCTTCGCCTGA